A window of the Mus musculus strain C57BL/6J chromosome 18, GRCm38.p6 C57BL/6J genome harbors these coding sequences:
- the Minar2 gene encoding major intrinsically disordered NOTCH2-binding receptor 1-like homolog isoform a (isoform a is encoded by transcript variant 3) — MKGDMDLSVLPNNNHPDKFLQLDVKSLMRSSTLLQASLARFPGGNYPATQHWQNLVYSQREKTIATQRIKGFGVENPVLPESPPASMSSVMKNNPLYGDITLEEAMEERKKSPSWTIEEYDKHSVHTNLSGHLKENPNDLRFWLGDTYTPGFDTLLKKKKKRNKRSKLCHMGLILLLVASILVTIVTLSTIFS; from the exons ATGAAAGGGGACATGGATCTTTCTGTTTTGCCCAATAACAACCATCCTGACAAATTCCTGCAGCTTGACGTGAAGTCTTTAATGAGGAGCTCAACCCTTCTGCAGGCTAGCCTCGCGAGATTTCCGGGTGGAAATTATCCTGCCACACAACACTGGCAAAACCTTGTCTACTCACAG AGAGAAAAAACCATTGCTACTCAGCGAATCAAGGGATTTGGTGTGGAGAACCCAGTCCTTCCTGAGAGTCCTCCAGCATCCATGTCTTCAGTTATGAAGAACAACCCGTTGTATGGTGACATAACTTTGGAAGAAGctatggaagaaaggaaaaagagtccTTCATGGACCATTGAGGAGTATGACAAGCATTCTGTGCATACAAATCTCTCTGGACATCTGAAG gaaaaCCCCAACGACCTGCGCTTTTGGTTGGGGGATACGTACACTCCTGGCTTCGACACTCTgctgaaaaagaagaagaaacgcAACAAGCGATCAAAATTGTGTCACATGGGTCTGATTTTACTCCTTGTGGCCTCCATTCTGGTTACCATAGTGACTCTCAGCACCATATTCTCTTAA
- the Minar2 gene encoding major intrinsically disordered NOTCH2-binding receptor 1-like homolog isoform c (isoform c is encoded by transcript variant 2), whose protein sequence is MKGDMDLSVLPNNNHPDKFLQLDVKSLMRSSTLLQASLARFPGGNYPATQHWQNLVYSQSPVASQRNSVSRREKAAREKTIATQRIKGFGVENPVLPESPPASMSSVMKNNPLYGDITLEEAMEERKKSPSWTIEEYDKHSVHTNLSGHLKENPNDLRFWLGDTYTPGFDTLLKKKKKRNKRSKLCHMGLILLLVASILVTIVTLSTIFS, encoded by the exons ATGAAAGGGGACATGGATCTTTCTGTTTTGCCCAATAACAACCATCCTGACAAATTCCTGCAGCTTGACGTGAAGTCTTTAATGAGGAGCTCAACCCTTCTGCAGGCTAGCCTCGCGAGATTTCCGGGTGGAAATTATCCTGCCACACAACACTGGCAAAACCTTGTCTACTCACAG AGCCCCGTGGCTTCTCAGAGGAACTCTGTGAGCCGGAGAGAAAAGGCGGCG AGAGAAAAAACCATTGCTACTCAGCGAATCAAGGGATTTGGTGTGGAGAACCCAGTCCTTCCTGAGAGTCCTCCAGCATCCATGTCTTCAGTTATGAAGAACAACCCGTTGTATGGTGACATAACTTTGGAAGAAGctatggaagaaaggaaaaagagtccTTCATGGACCATTGAGGAGTATGACAAGCATTCTGTGCATACAAATCTCTCTGGACATCTGAAG gaaaaCCCCAACGACCTGCGCTTTTGGTTGGGGGATACGTACACTCCTGGCTTCGACACTCTgctgaaaaagaagaagaaacgcAACAAGCGATCAAAATTGTGTCACATGGGTCTGATTTTACTCCTTGTGGCCTCCATTCTGGTTACCATAGTGACTCTCAGCACCATATTCTCTTAA
- the Minar2 gene encoding major intrinsically disordered NOTCH2-binding receptor 1-like homolog isoform X1 codes for MRSSTLLQASLARFPGGNYPATQHWQNLVYSQREKTIATQRIKGFGVENPVLPESPPASMSSVMKNNPLYGDITLEEAMEERKKSPSWTIEEYDKHSVHTNLSGHLKENPNDLRFWLGDTYTPGFDTLLKKKKKRNKRSKLCHMGLILLLVASILVTIVTLSTIFS; via the exons ATGAGGAGCTCAACCCTTCTGCAGGCTAGCCTCGCGAGATTTCCGGGTGGAAATTATCCTGCCACACAACACTGGCAAAACCTTGTCTACTCACAG AGAGAAAAAACCATTGCTACTCAGCGAATCAAGGGATTTGGTGTGGAGAACCCAGTCCTTCCTGAGAGTCCTCCAGCATCCATGTCTTCAGTTATGAAGAACAACCCGTTGTATGGTGACATAACTTTGGAAGAAGctatggaagaaaggaaaaagagtccTTCATGGACCATTGAGGAGTATGACAAGCATTCTGTGCATACAAATCTCTCTGGACATCTGAAG gaaaaCCCCAACGACCTGCGCTTTTGGTTGGGGGATACGTACACTCCTGGCTTCGACACTCTgctgaaaaagaagaagaaacgcAACAAGCGATCAAAATTGTGTCACATGGGTCTGATTTTACTCCTTGTGGCCTCCATTCTGGTTACCATAGTGACTCTCAGCACCATATTCTCTTAA
- the Minar2 gene encoding major intrinsically disordered NOTCH2-binding receptor 1-like homolog isoform X2 has translation MPAYQEDREEDTCTIGEREKTIATQRIKGFGVENPVLPESPPASMSSVMKNNPLYGDITLEEAMEERKKSPSWTIEEYDKHSVHTNLSGHLKENPNDLRFWLGDTYTPGFDTLLKKKKKRNKRSKLCHMGLILLLVASILVTIVTLSTIFS, from the exons ATGCCTGCATAccaagaagacagagaggaagacacaTGTACTATTGGGGAG AGAGAAAAAACCATTGCTACTCAGCGAATCAAGGGATTTGGTGTGGAGAACCCAGTCCTTCCTGAGAGTCCTCCAGCATCCATGTCTTCAGTTATGAAGAACAACCCGTTGTATGGTGACATAACTTTGGAAGAAGctatggaagaaaggaaaaagagtccTTCATGGACCATTGAGGAGTATGACAAGCATTCTGTGCATACAAATCTCTCTGGACATCTGAAG gaaaaCCCCAACGACCTGCGCTTTTGGTTGGGGGATACGTACACTCCTGGCTTCGACACTCTgctgaaaaagaagaagaaacgcAACAAGCGATCAAAATTGTGTCACATGGGTCTGATTTTACTCCTTGTGGCCTCCATTCTGGTTACCATAGTGACTCTCAGCACCATATTCTCTTAA